Below is a window of Oryza brachyantha chromosome 10, ObraRS2, whole genome shotgun sequence DNA.
TGAGAGCCGTGCCGGTGGGGATGTCCTTGGTGAGGGAGTAACCGTCGATCCTGAGGAGGTGGTACCCGGCCGCCGTGTCGGCTACTATGGAGGAGACCGACCCCGACAGAACGCCGCGgcaggcagcggcagcggtggAAATGGCCGATGCTCCCGTAGGGTTCAGCGCGAGGTGGGTGGGGACTGGGGGGAGAGCAGGTGAGGAGAGGGCGGAGACGACGGGGCGGGACGatgaagcggcggcggcggcggcggcggcggcggcgtcggcgttgGGAAGATAGAGGAAGATGCAGGACTGGGCTTGTCTTGGCATCTGATGATGATGGGCCTTTCATGGGcctcttgcaaaaaaaaagaacgaatAAGTTCACATTCTGTCCCTCAACTTTACATCGAGTCTACGAAACATCCCTAGACATCAATACCAGAAATCTTCACCCCTCAACTATACAAAAACCATGCAATTTTAGCCCCATAACAGCATATATTCTTggttttgctgatgtggcatCCTACTCagcaaaaataaagttaaaaatatatatggagcccacatgtcagcctcCCTCATCTtctcctcttttcttctcaaatgTCGCCGTCGGCACATACCTCCGCCACTCCCCTGATGCTGCGCTACGGGCCGCTGAGGAGTGCGTAGTCCAGGCCGCGAGGATGTGGACACCGGGAGCGATGGTGTCTAGCTTGAGGATTTCCGACGCGCAGTAGTTGGGACCCTAGCTCGATCGAGAACGCCACGACGCGCGGCCGGACGGCGACTTCCTAACATGTAGATCATGGCTGCGAACAAGGAGCTTCTGCCGTTCGAGCATtcatcgtcggcggcgagctgcaAGGCGCGGTGCGCACGCAAGTACGCAACTGCAGCTGCtggggctagatattttagaGAGCTGGTTGTTAGTGAGTTTGTTCCCATAGATGACGGTTATATTCTTGTTTTGGAATAAAAAGTTAGTAGCAGCTAGGAAGTTTCTTAAAGGTTGGAGTACAAACAACAAGAATTCCCAAAATGAAGCAAAGAATGTGTTGGAAGAtagatttagagttttttttttgataaccAAGCTGACACAAGAGATCTTTCCTCAGATGAGTGGAAGGAGAgatatgaaattaaaaatgagTTACAGTAGAAGTATGAGATGGAATGGAAGAGTTAATTTGGCAGAAAGGAAGTGGGGTGCAATGGCTCCTTAGGGAAGATAGAAACACTTCTTTGAGTTTTGAGTTCTGTCTTCCATGGAAGAGTTAATTTGGCAAAAAAGAAGTGGGGTGCAAAAGCTCCTTAGAAGAGAATACTATTACCTTAGAAAAGGATGGAGAGATGATTAGTGACTAGAAAGACCTGACTAAACACATAGTTGATTTCTATAAAGAGCTGTCTAGAGAAGATGATCATCCTTAAATCTATCTGAGTCAACAAATTTGGACAGATAAATGCACGATTGGAGAGGGGGACTTAGTGAAGATTTCTAGACCTTGTACTAGGGAAGAATTGaataaagttattaaaggtACTAAAAATAACACTACCCCTGGTTTCGTGGTTTCCCAATTCAATTCTACAAAGATTTTTGGAATGAGCTGAGAGAGGGTTCCTTAGAAATGCTAATTCTTTTCCATAATGGGGAGCTATATTTGAAGAAGCTTAACTTTGAAACATTAACCCTTGTACCTAAGATTGTAGATGCAGCTAGTATTATAAGCAATATATGCCAATTGTGTTCTTAATGAGTGTTTTAAAGTTATTAGCAAAGTAATTACTAATAGGCTAACTAAGGTGGCTGATAGAATCATTTTCCCCACTCAAATTGCTTTTATAcctagaaaatttattttgggaggTTGTGTGGTTTTACATGAGGTGATTCATGAGCTCAAAAAATCTGAGGCTTCTGCTTCAACTGAAACATTTGTTGCCTTTTCGTTTCCTGGTTGAAAAATGCATCATGATGTATAGATCAACATAAGACTCTTCAAGCTATTGTCTCTCGTCACCGTGAGAGCAGAGTGTTAATTTATAGAAGTGCACGAGATGATTGATCGCATCTTGAACACCTGAAACTTGTGCGTGCAACATGACGACGCACTCTGCGAAAGCGATAAAATGCCAGCGCTTTTAGACGGCTCTCAACGAGCCCATCTATGGCGCTCTCTACTTTGTAACATGCGGTAGAAATGAATCTAAGCGATTGATCTAAGGGTTCAGATTTATCTCTACTACCACCTTACTTTACGGTACTAGAAACATGGAGGTGCATAATTATCCCCCAAAAATATAGGATTGAGGGGTAAAACGATACATTTCTTCTTTAAAGGATGTATCGTCAAGTATTTTCTAGAAAGCGATATGATACGATATGATAAATGGACGAAAACATCTTTATCTTTTGAAGATTtgataaaatcctaaatagCAGCATTACCCCTAATTGCTAATATATCCTTATAAACCAATGGTCCAAATCTATTCTATTGGTAATATGATGATGCAAGTAGAGAACACCATATCAGTTCTACCAAAGAATATTAGCTAAAATTGTAACCTACGAGTTAGATACCGAGTGTGTTAATAAGATGTAAGCACTGTCTATTTCTCAAACATGGCCGCCAGAAACCAATCAAGCACGCAATATGCACAATATTCTATACTATTAACTTCTTTATAAGGTAAACTCTTCCAAACATTTATGCAGTAAATTAGCAGGATTCATTGGGCCCGCTCGGTATCGATGGAAAAGTGCCTCCAGAGTGTCTACAATGGTCCGATCGGCCGTCACACCGTTCTCAAGGCTCATCAGTGTTGTCTTTCTGATTTGCTCCCCCTCTGAGTCCCCCGAGCCCCTGTTGCCCAATGTCTAGACATCAACAACTCCATCGCCAGCTGCATCTGGTACACCTCCTACATGATGAAGTCATACCCTCCTGTCTTTGCTTCCGACACAGTCACAAACGATGACACCTCTTCCGCCAGGAATGGTGGCGACAACGATGAGGTCATGGATGTAGCTAGATTCAACAGCGCCGTGGGCTCATGCAACTAGTGCAACCACTTGTTCATAAAGGAgatcgtcctcgtcctcgtctaCGAACAACCGATGGCGGAGCCCTAGGCTTCATGTTTCAAAATCTTCCTCTCTTGTTCGATGATGTGATCGAGAAGTGAAATGGGGCAGAAATGGAGAAGACAGAGAAATGGAGGGGTTTAAGAAAAAGATGTCGAGGATTAGAGTGCTAAACAGTTTGAGACGacataattaacaaataaaatttctatggctGCTAACTTGGTTGCTAGCGAATATAATGTACAACCCGAGCTACCAAAACACACATTGTTATTCGCCAGGCAATGGTTTTACATGAGTGATATATATAGGGTAGAGTGGGAATATGGATGCACCACCAAATATGGATTATACTTCCCTAGTTAGCGGTCCCTCACTAGTTCCAAACCGAGTAGGCCATCGACGTGAAAGAGAACACTGAGCAGGCCATTGACATGAGAGAGGATAGCATTGATCCAGTGAGGAATGGAAGGTAGTATGTCCTTTCTCAATGATAATCGTCATCTTGTCATACTTCATATTAGATTTTAGTGAAACATGGTCATTGATTTTAGTGAAACATGACTTTCACCAGTTTGTTGACTCATGTAACTTCCAAAATTATATAGACCATTTATATTAGTAGGGTAATGGTGATAAATGAAGCGTGGCTACATTTTGATGATAACAAACTATTGATATCCAAATTGGGCTATATTGGATTTAAAGAAAGTGCAagctaaatttgaaaaaagcCAAAGTTTCCCCAAGGAAAACTAGTTTATACACCATTGTGTGGCATCTTAGACCACCAGATGGTGCACCATGGACAAAAGAAAGTTCAGTCGGTCTGACAAACTACCCTGAGTCTAAGTGCAATTAAGACAGATCTCGTGTTTCCTTGCATGGGCACGAGGTTTGCTGAGTCATAATTGATATCTAAGTCAAATAATACATAGAGAAGGTACTACAAAGTCAAGACTATGTCTCCTATAAatatgagaaaatctaacaaatgccattgacaaacacttaattctaagaaatgccatcgatGAGTGTAAGTTCTACAAAAtgtcatcgtacaaacgaatttgtctaagaaataccatcgtccttagggttccgtcaactttttccgttaagtgctataatatgaacagtgtatttaaTGGCAGAAATGAATGAAACTCTCACGACGATgtcatttcttagacaaattcgtttgtacgatggtatttcttaaAACTCGCATTCGACAAtaacatttcttagacttagacgtttgtccatggatttttttagagtatctctataaatatatgtgagTTCAAGGCTAACTGAAACAACCACCAATCAATAGACAAAATCAATCTTCTATCCCGACCATCTATATCACAGATCTTACTACTTCTTGCTTCATGTATCTTATATTTGTTGTTCACCTCTCAACCACTACTCGTTGTCTTTCATCTTTGCGGCATTAGAGGGTGTCCTAACAAGCTTGATGAGCCTAGGACAAAACAACATGTAGTCACCCTAACGGGGTCCCTCCTAGGTGAACATTCAACGACATATACCCCCTGTAGTTGTGGATCACACACAAGGTTCTTAGGTGTGACTTGTAGTGGTCTGATGGCGACACAAATAATATCATCATCTAATGATAGTGTTGATACAATGCATCACTGggatatgtttttcttttgcttgttTGTTGGCGCTCAtcggttaaaattttagctaaataTTAATGAGAATAAGAAAAGCCAGTAATTATGCGATATATGAATCATACATATTCATTGAATAATGACTAGTAATAGACTTCACTAATGCAAATggtacataatatttttaataaggaAATTCTTTATTTGCTACGGAAGTTAACTAGTTTCCTTATTTGTCCCTCAAGAGTTGGGTTCTTTTGTACGCACTTGTTTGGTGCTTCCCatcaatgtatttttaagTAGCACGTGAAAATGACTAATGTACCTTCTCTTCATCTTGTGTTCCGGTTACCAAACCGTGTTACTCCCGCTGTAAAAGGGCAAGATAGATACAACATACTTTCACCTAGGAGTATTCATATATTGGCATATTCTCACGGAGTGTACTAAGGGCCTCTTCAATTTGGAGGAACTAAATGGTTTCATGTAtcctataaaatcctaacaTTTTAAAGAGGCCATAATTAATCGGTGGAACGGATTCCTAGTCATATTTTATGGATGCAAATGTAATTGAAGAACAAGATTTCATCATGTTCATAGATataaaacatgattttattGTGCGCACAAATGTTGGAAATCAACTAAGGAAACATCAggataaaataataagaattGTGAAATAAGATATAAGGAATGAATATGTTTTCGGAGGGATTTTCACACCAATTATTAATAAGTAATGGTGTTGTCAAGATAGCAGTAAAATGTACTTATATATCTTCTATTTATTGACATCATATCTTTTAATCATCCGTTTACCTTGCATCACAAACAAACATACCATGATTAATCACAACCTTTGATTTATTCACACAATTGAACATGCCTTCCTCCGTAAGCAGCCTTGCCAAATCCTCGTGATCACATCTCTCTTCCTTTTCACGAATATTCCACTTTTCTCCCGTGTCTATAATAACCCCACCTCTTGTTGTCCGCACATTCCTCCTCCCATCCCTAGCTCCATTGCACACCCAAATCATCTACCACTTCTAGATCTACACTTGccctcttcttctctcttccacaaTATCTTCTCACCACTCCGTGGAGAGCTTTCCATTGACGGTGCCTCCCCTTATAGTCTAAGGAAGCTCTACTTGGGCTttgtgaaattatttttccttccTCCATCATTGGTTCCAGAATAGTTTCTGCTTCTGCTAAGACATCGGTATCATTTATTCCATGACTTCTACTATCTCACATACCATCTCATGTTCCTTTGATAGTGTTGCATATGTACAATTTTGACAACAGAATCGCTATTTTCTTTGAATGAAGGAACCCATGTGGTGTTTTGAGCGTTTTGAGACCATCATGTTTCAAGATTGGAAATTGGCGATACTACTGGTATGGAAAATTTGTATTAGATTAGTTCCCATTGATTGTTTAGATCAACTTCATTCAATCACTATAGTTTACAATAATCTCAACATAAAGTTGAAATTAAGATTTTGTACTATATATGGAAGAAACTTCTCGTCTAAAACTAAATGATTATGTGTTTGGGAACCAAGTGATGCTCAGTTGGCTGACATAGATGTCATGCACATAGCCCACATGGGTTCAATCCTAAGTGATTATAAAAATCTTAGTGTCCCACCATTGGTTGTGTACATTGTGTATATCTAGTGGACACAGAGGCAAGTCTTATcccatcttttaaaaaatgaccATGTGTAAGGTGATACTATTGTTTAGTTCATTACACCTGTTCATGAAGACTGGTACGATTGCTTGTTAGAAAAAGAATCATCAACTAGGTCCCTCAAGTATCTTGTGTATGTTTCTTATAGGCACTATCAATCCTTATCCTTAAAATTAGGACAAACAATCactacaaaataataaagcaCATCTAGCTTTGCGTGCAGACAAATTAACatctaaaatcaacaaaaCCATCTTTATTAGTCACTTAAATGAAGTATGACCGGGTGTGACACAACACTTGACGTGGCGCACAAAGGACAAACCTAACTTTTGATCTTCTAGTACACTTTTCAGCAATATACTCCCCAAACTGATTAGTGATAATAGGACAAATACAAAACTAGTGTGCGCACAAAAGGATGACTTGTGAGTAgagaaaacaataatatagAATAGATCCTTGCAAATATGACATGTGTAGATGGACTTTTAGCACAAAATTACATAGTTACAAGCGCCGAAAGATCCCTTCCTGATACCTCacacatctttttattttcttgcgTAGATTGTCCTTTTAGCAACCACATAGTTAAAAACACCAAAAGAGCCTTCCcttatatctttaaaatctTTACAGTTACTTGTTTAGATAGACTTTAAGCAGAAAACTAAATAGTTACAAGCGCCGAAAGTGTCCCCCTTATACCTCTCACATCTTTATAATCCTCCAAAAGCTATCTTCTTGAAAACTTTGCCACGTCACGATGCTAATCTCATCACATCCAACAATGAATGTCTCATCTTGGGCTTGTTGATCTTATCCTTCCCTTCCAACAAGCCACGAACCTTGTGATCACATGACCTTGACCTCCTATAAAATCCCTCTCCGTAGTCCTCGAAAGGCATTGGGTATTGATCAAAGAAAGTATCTACTCCTTGTAGTTTGTTGTGTGCAAGAAGTAGGACAGGAATTAGCTTCTGTAGCCATGACAAAGGTGCAACCGCAGTCGGTGGAATCAGAGCCAGTGAGGAAGCTCCAACGTTTGCCACGAGTGTTTAGCCGTGTGTTGGAGCTTCCATTCCCAAGAAATACCAATGTTGGAAAGCACTTCACCTCCAACGCCGACTATTTTTTTGTGCCACATGGTGTTGGTGGTGAACCTGATGTTGTTCAGGTGCACATTGTGAAACTCGAGCGGTGGGATATCACTAGGGTGGTGGTGCACATTGGGACTGGGGAGCCAGACCTAAAGAATGATCTTGTGTATGACAAGTGGCGCTTCCCCCTAGCTGAGACATCCATTCTATCAATGATCATGGCAGGGTATGTGAATGGTCAGCTTGTTGTGGTTGTGCCTAGGATGGATGTAAGAGGTGATGGTGGAAAGGAAGAGATCCCAACATGGCCCAACATCAATAAaataggaggaggagatggagacAAACGCGGGCCTTGTGGTGGTGCAAGCCACATTCCAACCAAGTAGCAACAGTGTTGGGGGTAACAATGCAACTATTATAGTACTATACTAAGAGTTTTTCCATTAAGGTTTAACCCATCTTGATGCCCAAACTCTAAGTAGCACCGACCaccatctttgtttttttgggtttaAAGATGGATAGAAGCtttttgtgtttgttttggtttggttCTATCAATTTAGTTCAATCAAGGTTGGGTCAGAGATCCATGCTTGGTTCTATTGGTGTGATTGTAATAGTCAGTTGGTACTGTGGACAAGGAatgtgtaataaaaaaaaataagtatgcAACTTTGAGTGTGATTTATCTGTGATGTTGATTTTTACTTCATTGAAAATCAAAGTAGACAAGATTGAGCCTTCAAATATTTTGCTAGTTATCGCTAAATATGGGATTCATGCTCAAATTGATATGGGGACCAACCAAATATGTGATAAGATAATAATATCTTGTCCACAATATTCTAATATGAACAATAGCCACTAGACAATATCTTGTGCAAAAGGCATGTGATTTTTATCTTAGCACCAACTTTGATGCTCTTTGTCTTTCAGCATGCTCATTATATGTTGCTCCATGTTCTGTACAGAAATATTTACAACAAACTGTATACAAGAAGAAAACTTTCATTTGGATAATCATGAAAATAGATTGAAAAGGTCCTAGGAaagaggggggaggggagtaACTGTAATGTCATCTTATATAATTGTGCTTAATACAACCAAATGGAATTGATTTATTACATCTTTTTTGTGTATGGGTCTATGGATGTATAACTTTCTAAGCTTGCTCTTCTTTCCTACAAGGGTAAATTTCATACATGCCAACTACCTGAAAAGTTGTCAtcccatcttttcatttctacttatgtttataagccaaaatttgaatattcaaccttatatttagagttaactttgagtttttttttcatcgaattcttttttcagtcttggcttCTAAATctctaagaatacatatataaaagttttattcataaattatttttcatttctaaatatgtcgtttggctttttccatcaaaaagccaaacgatcacCCTATGTGTAATTGCACATTCCATAGCACTAGAGCCTAGACAACCAGCTCCATGTGAACTTTGGCTCTGGcccaaattataataattatcaTAATCAATTAAGCACAAAGTTGATATGGACAAATTCCGTGCTAGTAGAATTATGTCCTATTCATACTTTTATTGTTACTGTTATAATGTAGGTCTTTTAAGGCTTTGAAATTCTctaaaacttgaaaaatacagGTTAGATATACAATGTCTAAGGCTCTATGGTAAGAAACCCAAGACcgatatgatttaaattgctTCCTTGTGTTTCATCCGTCCAAGCAAATActtgtgtctttttttttgtaaccAATATAGGAGAAGGGGTGGAACTACCTACTGGGCAGGGTGGGGCGACCGACCCATGTCTCCCCACCTCACATCCCCTTGCAGCCTAGCCCAAGAAGGCAACCCACAAGCCACGACAATGGTCAAGCGAGACAATGAATGAAAGAAGCGATCAAAGCGACAACATTGGCCACAGCGCAAATTAGCAAATAAACCAACCAATCATTGTGCTATCCTACCACGTCAATATCCCTTTTGCCTTCTCCCTACCCAACCTGAACACATGCTCTCTATTTGACACTCTCTCTTCGTGAGTCCACGCTCCTCCCGCACTTACCCATTCTCACCGTGCACTTCCAACATACTGGTGGTTGAGATTCTTGTCGTCGTCCATTCTTCAACACGTGTAGAGTTGCAAAGGTGGCATCATTGCTCTCATCATGAAAACTAAGGTGTCATCCTCACTTGTTGACCATATACTTCTCGCGTTGTATGCAGCAACAGTACACCACCACGACGCTTGCGAAGGTCCAGATGGAGGTCCCTGAGCTGCCCCTGAACTTAAGCTCCACATCCACCACCCTCGGTGAGGCGATTGTTGCGGCTATAGTTCCCACGTAGTCAGACTTGATAGCATCGACACCATTGAGATAGAGGCAACGGTGATAGGCATCGAGTTTGGTACATGTGGATGTGCCAAAAACTATAGAGGCCTCAAGGTTCATCTGCTTTTTCTACACAAGGTCATGTCCCTTAATCTAGTCATCGGCTTGAGATTGCTAAAAGTTAGCAACACTGGCTCGAGGAGGCTCATGACCTTGGCTTCCTCCCCACCTGTAACAAGATACTCCCTCTAGGTCCGCTGCCACCATCTCCTGCTTGGCCCTCACCCTCGGTCTCCACCACCATCATCGCAGAGGTCATTGGATCTGCCGGATCGATGTGACCTCTCCACAAAATTAGAACACTACAACCTCCACTAGGTCATCATGTAGATCATTAGGAAGGGGCTGTGAGAGGTGGAGGGTATGTTGAGGTGTATCCTGACAAGCGGGTATATAAGTTCCATGTACACACCGTAAAGGATGAGACCACCATTAAATTGATTtggttttgatattttgaggGCGGTTCCGATTAGGGTTGGCAATGGGGGTGGGTCAGAGCCGTGTTGGCCAAGAACGTCCCCGATCCCGATGACCCCCGTTCCTGACCGAGGCCTCATAGGTGGATGATACTTGACATGGAGGTAGAGCCGAGGGCACGGAGGCAGCAACCGCATGTGGGCGAGCTAGGGGCGGGCGTGCAAGGCAAAGCCGAGGGGCAGCGGCCGTGCAAGGGCACAATATAGCGGCCGTGTGAGAGCGACGACGAGTACGCACGTGAACCTGAGTGGTGGCAATAGTGAGTGAgttgaggaggaggggaaactATGGAGTGAGGGTttatatatgatgctacaataaCTGAGctattagagcatctccaagagttttgtaaattttgtttcccaAATCTTATGTTTTGAAAAGTTTCTAAATAATATAGGAAAAAAGATAAGCTCAATCTCCAATAGTTTGGGATAATTCACttgtcaaaattaaaattaggcCCACAATCTGTTATTTTCACCCCGGTAGTTGGAGGTGCATAGGCAGAGAAAAACCTGCATTGCCTCGTTACGCACGTTCATCGCCCAGCACCCCTCGGGATCAATCACGCGCACGACGAAAATGGACAGCACATCAACATTAGATAGATATAtgctgtgcatgcatgtgtcgGCAAGTGCTTGCTTACGGGATTAGGAGAGGACGCGAGCCCTCTTCGCCTGTGACTAGTTGGTGGCGCCGAGCACGGCAAGTGTTGAAGATGTGGGCTTGGGGATATCCCCTGCACGTGGTTGGCATGCAGCaaccgtgggccccacccgagCCCCCGAAAAGAAGGGGGCAAAAGGTTCGGCCCCATCAAGGCCGCGCGTCCCGGGGTCGGGCCCGAAAGGAAGGCCGCAAGCAAGAGCATGGAGGGTCGGGGCACCCCGACCCTCTTGGGTGCATGGGTTGCGGCCTATGGGCCCACCACGCATTGGGCGTGGCCTCGGCGCCTGATGACCGCATTTATTGCGACAAAAGGGGTGCCTGGCACTTCGTGCCGCGCTCATGATGGGCACGGGCACGCCAGCGCTGCATTAAATGCGGCGCAGACATGCGCCTCTTTCCTATTCTCCCCCGGATAAAAAGGCGGGCTGGGACAGGCCATCCTGACAGCACAGTGACATCCCTGTCACTTTGAGGGTGGCCATTCCTCCCACCATAGTCGTTGCATTAAGTACGACGGACGACTGCAAGGAGGTAGGGGGCTACTCGGCTCAAGTTGGTGAGTTCCGAGGAGCACCTCACTCTCTCCTCTCACACATACTCGCTGATAGACGAGACATGAGGTAGAGGATGTGGCTACCATGCCTCACCCACTCCCTGACAGACGGGACCAGACGGAGGGTAGGACGACGTTAGCAAGGCCCTGCCACATATTTTGGGGAGAATGAGATCTACTCCTTGCCGACCAAATGATTATCTACGTAGCAGCTGTGGATAGGGGTTATAGCCGCATACTCGCTGATAGACGAGACATGAGGTAGAGGATGTGGCTACCATGCCTCACCCACTCCCTGACAGACGGGACCAGACGGAGGGTAGGACGACGTTAGCAAGGCCCTGCCACATATTTTGGGGAGAATGAGATCTACTCCTTGCCGACCAAATGATTATCTACGTAGCAGCTGTGGATAGGGGTTATAGCCGTTATGGTGTCCCCTTGCCCATATAAAAGGAGACTTTAGCTAACTTAGACGAGGACTCCGACCGGGAAAAAATAGAAGCTTGTA
It encodes the following:
- the LOC102717005 gene encoding uncharacterized protein LOC102717005; amino-acid sequence: MTKVQPQSVESEPVRKLQRLPRVFSRVLELPFPRNTNVGKHFTSNADYFFVPHGVGGEPDVVQVHIVKLERWDITRVVVHIGTGEPDLKNDLVYDKWRFPLAETSILSMIMAGYVNGQLVVVVPRMDVRGDGGKEEIPTWPNINKIGGGDGDKRGPCGGASHIPTK